Proteins found in one Xenopus laevis strain J_2021 chromosome 1L, Xenopus_laevis_v10.1, whole genome shotgun sequence genomic segment:
- the grp.L gene encoding gastrin-releasing peptide → MMKRDLVFWKYRTLFSLFLCTLVLFKVHLTHAAPTSQQHTEQLSRSTINTRGSHWAVGHLMGKKSIGEYPYVFDGGDRAPANVYTEGEKPVELYQQWREAFLNLLQMLELSDNRNTQAMREATLYNKLWDMEDNSKVKEMLDFFYRMMNLKENSSS, encoded by the exons ATGATGAAGAGAGACCTAGTCTTCTGGAAGTACCGCACCCTCTTCTCCCTCTTTCTCTGTACACTGGTTCTCTTCAAGGTCCACTTAACCCATGCAGCCCCTACCTCCCAGCAACATACAGAGCAACTGTCCCGCTCCACCATCAATACCAGAGGGAGCCACTGGGCTGTAG GGCACCTTATGGGGAAGAAAAGTATAGGGGAATACCCCTATGTATTTGATGGAGGGGACCGAGCCCCTGCTAATGTCTATACAGAGGGAGAGAAGCCAGTGGAGCTGTACCAGCAGTGGAGGGAGGCATTTCTCAACTTGCTGCAGATGTTGGAGCTCAGTGACAACAGAAAcacccaggcaatgagagaagCCACACTGTACAACAAACTCTGGGATATGGAAGATAACAGCAAAGTCAAGGAG ATGTTGGATTTTTTCTACCGGATgatgaatttaaaagaaaactccTCGAGCTGA